ATCTCCTCCCGCGCGGGCCGGGCGTTATTGGTCAGGCCCGCAATGACGGTCGGCTCGATGAAATATCCGACATCCCGGCAGGCCGGCCGTCCTCCGCCGCAGGCGAACGTCCCGCCTTCGGCGATTGCTAACGCCAGGTAGCCCTGCACCCGATCGCGTTGACGCGCCGAAATCAAGGGTCCGCACACGGTTCCCGGGTCCTCGGGGTCACCCGGCTTGATCGACGACATGGTTCCCGATGCGATGGCGACGGCGTCGTCGTAGTGCGCCCGCGGTACCACCAGCCTGGTGGTGATCGCACACCCCTGCCCCGCATGCACGGCGGCGGTGAACGCCGAAACCGCGCACGCCCCAGCCAAATCGGCGTCGTCGAGCACGACAAACGCCGACTTACCGCCCAGTTCCAGGAATACCTTCTTGATCGTGGCCGCCGCGTCGGCCATCACGCTGCGCCCGGTTGCGGTGGAGCCGGTGAACGAAATCATGTCTACCCGAGGGTCTTTGGCAAGCAGCGCGCCCAGGCCGTGGTCGCTGGAGGTGACGATGTTGACCACTCCGGGCGGAAAGTCGGTGTGGTTGGCGATGATCTCGCCGAGCACGGCCCCACACCACGGTGTGTCCGGTGCAGGTTTGAGTACGACGGTGTTGCCCGCGGCCAGCGCCGGCCCCAGCTTGGCCAGGTTGATCTGGTGAGGGAAGTTCCATGGTGTGATGGCCCCGACGACGCCCACGGCCTCCCGCGCCAAGGTGCGCCGGGTCGGGATGCCCAGCGGTGCCGCCTGACCGAGATCCTGGTGCCAGGAATAGGACTCGGCGGTGTCGGCGGCGAACGCCAGGTCGTTGACCGGGCCTTCCAGCTGAGCGGCGGCGGTGAGCATCCGCGGCGCACCGACTTCGGAGATGGTCAGTTGTCGTAACTCTTCGATGTGCTCGCGCATCGCGTCGCGCAGCTGACGCACGCACCGCACCCGCAACTCGGCGTTGCGCGACCAGTCGGTGTCGTCGAAGGCCCGCCGCGCGGCTTCGATGGCACGTCCCATGTCTGCCGCGTCCGCGGCGGCGGCGACGCCCAGCACTTCCTCGGTGGCCGGATTGACCGTCGGGAAGGTGCCGGCACTGCCTTCCGACAGCTTCCCGTCGATGAACAACGAGCTGACTCCGTCGGCCAACAAGGCCATCTAGCGCTCCCACCATTCGTTGATGACGACATCCACCCGGGAGGACAACTGGGGTGGACAACTGTCCGATATCCTTGCTTCGAACCATAGCGTCGCCTGGTGTAGCGGTGCAAGGGCCGACACCGAGGGCCGGCTTGGCGTCGGCCTCAATACCTGCATGAACTGCATTTTCAGCCAGCATGGTTGCCCAGCGCCACAACTATCCGCTAGCTTGGACAGGTGTCCAGCGATGCACTGGTGGCGGTCCCGGACCGGGCCGTGCAGGGAGTCGACGACCGGCCACGCAACCGGCGCCAGGCAGAGACCTTCCGCAAGGTCCTGGCAGCCGGCATGCAGACCTTGCGGGAGAACTCCTACACCGATCTGACGGTGCGCATGGTGGCTGCCCGCGCCAAGGTGGCTCCGGCCACCGCCTACACGTACTTCTCGTCGAAAAATCACCTGATCGCCGAGGTCTACCTCGACCTGGTCCGGCAAGTCCCCTACTTCACCGACGTCAACGTCCCCATGCCCGTCCGGGTGGACCAGGCGCTGCGCCACCTGGCCCTGGTAGTCGCCGACGAACCCGAGGTCGGTGCCGCGTGCACCGCCGCGCTGCTCGGCGGTGGCGCGGACCCGGCGGTGCGCGCGGCCCGCGAGCGAATCGGCGCCGAGATCCACCGGCGTATCGCGTCGGCCATCGGACCCGGCGCCGAGCCCACCACCGTATCCGCCTTGCAGATGGCGTTCTTCGGGGCGCTGGTGCAAGCCGGCAGCGGCGAGTTCACCTATCACGAGATCGCCGACCGCTTGGCCGATGCGGTGCGGCTGATCCTGGCGGGCGCCGAGAAGGCCGGTGACGCATGACCGTTCATACCGGCAAGTCCGGCGTGGTCCTGGATCCTTACGACTACGACTTCCACGAGGACCCGTACCCGTACTACCGGCGGCTGCGTGACGAGGCCCCGCTGTACCACAACGCAGAACTCGGCTTCTGGGCGTTGTCGCGGCACCGGGACGTGCATCAGGGTTTCCGCAACAGCACCACGCTGTCCAACCGCGACGGCGTATCGCTGGATCCGGTGTCCCGCGGCCCGCATGCCGCCAAGACGATGTCGTTTCTGGCGATGGACGACCCCGCGCATCTGCGGTTGCGCACGCTGGTGTCAAAGGGATTCACGCCGCGGCGGATTCGGGAATTGGAGCCGCGGGTGACCGAGTTGGCCGTGCAACATCTGGACACCGTGCTGGACAAAGCCGATTCCGGAACCGTCGACTACGTCGCCGAATTCGCCGGCAAGCTGCCGATGGATGTGATCTCCGAGCTGATGGGGGTGCCGGTCGCCGATCGCGACCGAATCAGGGCCATGGCCGACGGCGTCATGCACCGCGAGGACGGCGTGACCGACGTGCCGGCTTCGGCGATCGAGGCGTCGATCAACTTGATCCTTTATTACCAGCAGATGATCGCCGAGCGTCGCGCGACACCGGCCGACGACCTGACCTCGGCGCTGCTCGCCGCCGAGATCGACGGCGACCGGCTCACCGACGAGGAAATCCTCGGGTTCATGTTCCTGATGGTGATCGCCGGCAACGAGACGACCACCAAACTCCTTGCCAATGCCGCATATTGGGGCCACAGGAACCCCGACCAGCTGGCGCCGGTCTACGCGGACCTGTCGCGCGTGCCGCTGTGGGTCGAGGAAACCCTGCGCTACGACACGTCCAGCCAGATCCTGGCCCGCACCGTCGTGGGCGAGCTCACGCTCTACGACACCAGGATTCCCGAGGGCGACGTCGTGTTACTGCTGCCCGGGTCGGCGCATCGCGACGAACGGGTGTTCGACCGGCCCGACGAGTATCTGATCGGCCGGGAAATCGGGTCCAGGCTACTGAGTTTCGGCAGCGGAGCGCACTTCTGTCTGGGGGCACATCTGGCCAGGATGGAGGCCCGGGTGGCACTCACCGAGCTGTTCAAACGGATCCGCGGATACGAAGTCGACGAGGCCAATGCCGTG
The nucleotide sequence above comes from Mycobacterium pseudokansasii. Encoded proteins:
- a CDS encoding cytochrome P450, translated to MTVHTGKSGVVLDPYDYDFHEDPYPYYRRLRDEAPLYHNAELGFWALSRHRDVHQGFRNSTTLSNRDGVSLDPVSRGPHAAKTMSFLAMDDPAHLRLRTLVSKGFTPRRIRELEPRVTELAVQHLDTVLDKADSGTVDYVAEFAGKLPMDVISELMGVPVADRDRIRAMADGVMHREDGVTDVPASAIEASINLILYYQQMIAERRATPADDLTSALLAAEIDGDRLTDEEILGFMFLMVIAGNETTTKLLANAAYWGHRNPDQLAPVYADLSRVPLWVEETLRYDTSSQILARTVVGELTLYDTRIPEGDVVLLLPGSAHRDERVFDRPDEYLIGREIGSRLLSFGSGAHFCLGAHLARMEARVALTELFKRIRGYEVDEANAVRVHSSNVRGFAALPIAVEVR
- a CDS encoding TetR/AcrR family transcriptional regulator is translated as MSSDALVAVPDRAVQGVDDRPRNRRQAETFRKVLAAGMQTLRENSYTDLTVRMVAARAKVAPATAYTYFSSKNHLIAEVYLDLVRQVPYFTDVNVPMPVRVDQALRHLALVVADEPEVGAACTAALLGGGADPAVRAARERIGAEIHRRIASAIGPGAEPTTVSALQMAFFGALVQAGSGEFTYHEIADRLADAVRLILAGAEKAGDA
- a CDS encoding aldehyde dehydrogenase, producing MALLADGVSSLFIDGKLSEGSAGTFPTVNPATEEVLGVAAAADAADMGRAIEAARRAFDDTDWSRNAELRVRCVRQLRDAMREHIEELRQLTISEVGAPRMLTAAAQLEGPVNDLAFAADTAESYSWHQDLGQAAPLGIPTRRTLAREAVGVVGAITPWNFPHQINLAKLGPALAAGNTVVLKPAPDTPWCGAVLGEIIANHTDFPPGVVNIVTSSDHGLGALLAKDPRVDMISFTGSTATGRSVMADAAATIKKVFLELGGKSAFVVLDDADLAGACAVSAFTAAVHAGQGCAITTRLVVPRAHYDDAVAIASGTMSSIKPGDPEDPGTVCGPLISARQRDRVQGYLALAIAEGGTFACGGGRPACRDVGYFIEPTVIAGLTNNARPAREEIFGPVLTVIAHDGDDDAVRIANDSPYGLSGTVFGADPDRAAGIAARLRVGTVNVNGGVWYSADAPFGGYKQSGNGREMGLLGFEEYLEAKLIATATN